The following coding sequences lie in one Candidatus Goldiibacteriota bacterium genomic window:
- a CDS encoding tetratricopeptide repeat protein — translation MRETASREKAIVDADEKKLYVKLANGYYQNKEYKKAIELYEKLYSADAEDVNILNMLADSYSKTGNSLKALDGYVAALSIYEKKLQYEKVVRIIKKVIKTFPEEPRVKNKLKSALRTMIRDAEKKVMEGEFEEARNIYESIIDFNSEEYPINIKMKELNDAEARHKSIKMKQMENEMKAKTSGTGNELVDKFEIMAQNYLDNGDYDGAVETYITALKLAPNDKGLRDKLHRVYSIVASKSTGEKIWEKLDSSPKDKLEEAKRKAVEERNKKIMQEEEDRARMLLEEEARMQSEYEKMELEIIQKAAVELKTKLDEAQKNEKLKSEEVQKIMKEQEEKKKTLLEKLKREAIDKWNKQKEDIMKKAKEGMAEEEIKPAPQPSLVSAPVQEEQKMIKIKNEPVQQPFKIEDLKKQPINGEDKKKSLSDALKGAYAVPNLSKSAFETAKEIKEIKEEQPVNTVPVVQPVAAAASGGSSKFDELIEDSEEEPREDIEVNDDTLDSLITTAFIYINQNMLKEALHIYNKVSEKYSGNPEVQQIAAEVAKRQGK, via the coding sequence TTGCGGGAGACGGCATCAAGGGAGAAGGCGATAGTGGACGCGGACGAAAAGAAGCTTTACGTAAAACTTGCCAACGGCTACTACCAGAATAAAGAGTATAAAAAAGCCATTGAACTGTATGAAAAACTGTACAGTGCCGACGCCGAAGACGTAAACATACTGAATATGCTGGCGGATTCATATTCCAAAACAGGTAATTCCCTTAAAGCGCTTGACGGTTATGTAGCTGCGCTTTCCATCTATGAAAAAAAACTTCAGTATGAAAAAGTCGTAAGGATAATAAAAAAAGTCATAAAAACCTTTCCGGAAGAACCCAGGGTAAAAAATAAGCTTAAGTCCGCGTTAAGGACTATGATACGCGACGCGGAAAAAAAAGTGATGGAAGGCGAATTTGAAGAAGCCAGAAATATTTATGAATCCATAATTGACTTCAACAGTGAAGAATATCCTATAAATATAAAAATGAAAGAATTAAATGACGCCGAAGCCAGGCATAAATCCATTAAAATGAAACAGATGGAAAATGAAATGAAGGCAAAGACGTCCGGCACCGGAAACGAACTGGTTGATAAATTTGAAATAATGGCGCAGAATTACCTGGACAACGGGGATTATGACGGAGCTGTTGAAACTTATATTACCGCGCTTAAACTCGCGCCTAATGACAAGGGGCTAAGGGACAAACTGCACAGGGTGTATTCCATTGTTGCTTCCAAATCAACCGGGGAAAAAATATGGGAAAAACTTGACAGTTCGCCTAAAGATAAGCTGGAAGAGGCAAAAAGAAAAGCGGTGGAAGAACGCAATAAAAAGATAATGCAGGAAGAAGAAGACCGCGCCCGGATGCTGCTTGAAGAAGAAGCAAGGATGCAGAGCGAATATGAAAAGATGGAACTTGAAATAATTCAGAAGGCCGCGGTGGAACTTAAAACAAAGCTGGATGAAGCGCAGAAAAACGAAAAACTTAAATCCGAAGAAGTTCAGAAAATAATGAAAGAGCAGGAAGAAAAAAAGAAAACACTGCTTGAAAAACTGAAACGGGAAGCAATAGACAAGTGGAACAAGCAGAAAGAAGATATAATGAAAAAAGCAAAAGAAGGAATGGCGGAAGAGGAAATAAAACCCGCGCCGCAGCCTTCTTTGGTTTCCGCTCCTGTTCAGGAAGAACAGAAGATGATAAAAATAAAGAACGAACCGGTCCAGCAGCCGTTTAAAATTGAAGACCTTAAAAAACAGCCGATTAACGGAGAAGATAAGAAAAAAAGCCTTTCTGACGCTTTAAAAGGAGCTTATGCCGTACCTAACCTTTCAAAAAGCGCGTTTGAAACGGCTAAAGAAATAAAAGAAATAAAAGAAGAACAGCCTGTTAATACCGTGCCCGTGGTGCAGCCCGTGGCAGCCGCGGCCTCAGGCGGTTCATCCAAATTTGATGAACTTATAGAAGACAGCGAAGAGGAACCGCGGGAAGATATTGAAGTGAACGACGATACTCTTGATTCGCTTATTACAACCGCATTCATTTACATTAACCAGAATATGTTAAAGGAAGCGCTTCATATTTATAATAAAGTATCGGAAAAATACAGCGGGAATCCCGAAGTTCAGCAGATAGCCGCGGAAGTGGCCAAAAGGCAGGGTAAGTAG